CGGAGATCATTTATTATTTCAGGCCTGGTTCCTTTCCTTTTATGGCAAGGGGAAAAAGGGCTGGGATATTTCTTGGCTGGTAGATGGGATCTGGTTAGGGGATCTGCTTGTCCTCATTTGCAtattggcgcttagaacagtgccggcgcttacaacggtgcttggcacaaagtaagcgcttaacaaataccataataataatgtacacaacctttgctttccataaAACTATGGGTGAGACCCACTAGAAGCTTCGTGCAAAACATATGAGTCTCTGTTTTTCCAACATAAGAGTAGAGTTTGCCTACCTCAATCTTGCCCCTTTAGGAGGGCAAGACAGGAGAGCACAGACCTTCATTTCAAACGTGACACTACGGCCGAAGGAGATCTTATTCATGTGTCTCTTCGGTCAATGCGCCATCAACCCCCTATTTCATACCACGCATAAAGAATGTCCTTTATGTCCAGTGGTGCGTTCGCTTCCTGCAGGGCCTGAAGCTGCTTCTGAATCTTCCTCTTGGTCCCCTGATCTCCAAGGCAAGAAGAGTTCATCTGTTGCTTCCCACACACAAGCTGACCTGTTTGGTCATTTCCTCTCGGTCTTTCCGGTCTCAAAATTCATTGAGGTGGCTTCACCGTGACTTCGGAACATTTCTTCTGTCTTCTCCCTCGATGTGAgctccccatttcagctcaccctgCAGCTTCCTCTGTAATGACCCAGACCCCGCAGTGAAAATGTTGAGCTGTTTCTATTACAGAGCCCAGTGCTCACTAACTACTACTAGTGCtggtagtggagaagcagcatggtgtagttctaattcccgctccaccgcttgtctgccatttgaccttgggcaagctgcttcacttctctggcctcagtgacctcttctgtaaaatgaggattgagcctgtgagccccacgtgggacagggaccgtctccaacccgattagcttgtgtccactctggcacttaatacaatgaccggcacgtagtaagtgcttaacaaatgccacaattattattatgattaatttcCTATGCCTGCAACATTACCAACTTGTCAAAAATCATCCATTGGTCAGGCTCAGCCGTTAACCTCCTCTCAGAGCTAAGGGTTGAGAGAATACGATCTCTCTTGTCTGTTGGAGCCTGATTTTTGGTAGGCCAGTTCCCTTCTAATTATATGAACACTCATTCTAAGATATATATGAGGTTGATTCAAGAAATAGAAGGGGCTAATATCACAGATGCTGGGTAACTTAGGAGAATTTGTTCATTTGTGTTTTCGAGCTTGCTGGCCCCCGTCCCGAAAGATGTGTATTGGCCTTGCCGTGGTGATAGGAACCATCGTTCTGATTTTGGTGATTACCCTGCCAGTGACTTTGGTAGCTAAAACAGGTAAGTGACATATTGACCCAGTTCTTCATGTCCCCGGTTAAGGGCTGGATCTGGCATCAGACTGGTCCTggccttctccatctctccccctgtgGCAGCCGGTCCTGGGATCAGTAAGGATTCTCCCGGTAGCCCACACTGTAGATCCCCCCACATCCACACGGTGCTTATTGCAGGAAGGGCAAAGGGGCCTAAATGAGGGCAAGAGGAAGATGGGAAGCAGCTGGTATTcctggggatggggctggagggCTGGGCCGTAAGGacaggggctggagtggggaggctgTGGAGCAGAAAAAACTTTGGCagcgaggagggggtgggagcaaGAGAAGCCATGTGTGATGCTGCTCTTCcttgcctctcccacccctcccaacatacacacactcagGCCAGTTTAGGGACAGTGATTGAGGCTgtattgggggagggggaggctggcggGCACAAATAGGAACCCCCATCCGTCGGCTCCAAGACTCTCCACCAGCTCCCTCCATCTCACCCTTCGGTTCTCCTGACCCATTCCTCCCGgctctcactcttctctccttatttatttatattaatgtatgtttccccctctgcactgtaagctcactgtgggcagagaacgtgttaactaactctgttatgtcatactctcccaagtgctcagtacagtgctctgcactgaaaataaatagctcagtaaataccattggtggattGCAGCCTCCTTCTAACTGTATCTCGCTTTCTAGTCTCTTGGCCATATCCCTTTGCTCTCGCTGTTCCCTGAGCCTGGAACTTTTTTctctccaaatccaccagaccccagctctccccgtctcttcagccctcctaaaatccatctcctccaagaagcctttcctgattgctTCCGAACACCCTGTGGACTTTAAAGCTTTCCTCAGGAGGCAAGCTCACAGATGCAGCTTTAATCATTTTGAtgttcatttgtatatttatCGGTACAGTTAATTGTCTCGTACTGCTTCCTCCTTTATCTTTGTTCTACCTTTGGCTTTCACGAACCATAAATAATTTTTTTCTTGTTCCCCTTATTTGATATATggcccttgagggcaaggaataagTGTCTTGAAACTGTTGCCCTcccccaggttcttagtacagtgccgggcattaGGGTATGGAAGTAGGTTTAGAGCCGAGACATTTGGGGTGTTGAAGCAAACAGGGAAGGGTTTtttggctgttttttttttaaggatggctttaaagatgggaagaactgTGTATGTTGGTTTTGTACCCAGAAGGACTATGAAACTTggagaacagcatgagcaagTGATTATTAGTGGGAACGTTCAGTCAGGACTTCCTGTTTGCTCCACTTCCCCTCAAGCCACCCTGGATCGATGGGCTTGAGGTTCAGGTATCCAAACAACACTGAATCACAATTCATTTTTCCCAACCTGACCTATATACACATAGCCAAACTGATTGATTTGAGTTTCGTTTGCAGTAAAATGTTCCGGTGGTCAGGAACAGGAAAGAAAAGGGCTTGGGTTAAGCAATGAACCGTGATCAGCCTCTGATCAACATTGAGAGCCAATTGTTATTTTTCAGGATCGGTTCTCACCGCCACGCACCCCATCCCGAGGGATTTGGTGTCTCTGGTGGCTGTCTCTTATTGGTGACTTTATTACATCCTCGGAAGCTCAACAGTTTACCTGGGCTGTGAGTTGGTGTGTGGCTTCTGTTTTCTTCAGCTAGATTGTCAGACTGCACCTCCGTGCCACACCTGTGTCTCTAGACCACAGTCACCCCCATAGAGCAGTTCCCGAACCACACCAGGTGGAGAAACCAGAACTTGCTTCCCTCAGGACTGGTGTGAAGACTCTTCCCATGTCTTTGAAGGAGTcaggacccctcctcccctcagtctCTCCCCGAGTGTCACCGTCTCTGTTTCAGGTGAGGAAAACCTGACTACACCAAACCCAGAAACAGATACAAGTCTTCCTTCAACTCCAGGTAAAGCTGAATGTCCTCCAGGCTGGATTGAAGTAGACGGCAACTGCTTCTTCCTTTCTACTGGAACCAAAGATTGGGAGGAAAGCAAAAGAGCCTGTGAGGAACACAACGCGCTTCTCACCAAATTGAGCGTACTACAAATGGTAAGGAGACTGGCTCAGTTTGCTTTGCTTTTTGCCTTGGTATGCACAGAATACTGATTTTTTGATCTCTAAGCGAGTATTACACCAGCAGCAGAGATTTCCTTCCAGTGTTCGAAGG
This region of Ornithorhynchus anatinus isolate Pmale09 chromosome 17, mOrnAna1.pri.v4, whole genome shotgun sequence genomic DNA includes:
- the LOC100077979 gene encoding C-type lectin domain family 2 member B-like isoform X2 — its product is MENKKAEEVEVRTELTGRGGGQAADSTAACWPPSRKMCIGLAVVIGTIVLILVITLPVTLVAKTGEENLTTPNPETDTSLPSTPGKAECPPGWIEVDGNCFFLSTGTKDWEESKRACEEHNALLTKLSVLQMEVLKSHVENSDYWIGLKKSGDSGWVWNDNSAFHEEFNIRGAGDCAYLDSSSVNSAGCSQPRRWICSGPLASSSG
- the LOC100077979 gene encoding C-type lectin domain family 2 member B-like isoform X5 → MEFSGACWPPSRKMCIGLAVVIGTIVLILVITLPVTLVAKTGEENLTTPNPETDTSLPSTPGKAECPPGWIEVDGNCFFLSTGTKDWEESKRACEEHNALLTKLSVLQMEVLKSHVENSDYWIGLKKSGDSGWVWNDNSAFHEEFHIRGAGDCAYLDSSSVNSAGCSQPRRWICSKPPQTSLG
- the LOC100077979 gene encoding C-type lectin domain family 2 member B-like isoform X1, which produces MENKKAEEVEVRTELTGRGGGQAADSTAACWPPSRKMCIGLAVVIGTIVLILVITLPVTLVAKTGEENLTTPNPETDTSLPSTPGKAECPPGWIEVDGNCFFLSTGTKDWEESKRACEEHNALLTKLSVLQMEVLKSHVENSDYWIGLKKSGDSGWVWNDNSAFHEEFHIRGAGDCAYLDSSSVNSAGCSQPRRWICSKPPQTSLG
- the LOC100077979 gene encoding C-type lectin domain family 2 member B-like isoform X3 translates to MAQKQEPAGAQPACWPPSRKMCIGLAVVIGTIVLILVITLPVTLVAKTGEENLTTPNPETDTSLPSTPGKAECPPGWIEVDGNCFFLSTGTKDWEESKRACEEHNALLTKLSVLQMEVLKSHVENSDYWIGLKKSGDSGWVWNDNSAFHEEFHIRGAGDCAYLDSSSVNSAGCSQPRRWICSKPPQTSLG